In Oryza sativa Japonica Group chromosome 1, ASM3414082v1, the genomic stretch TTTGATTTGTCCGACGCGTCAAGGTGTTGACTACGACGAGGCTACGAATAGTGGTCGGGCGGGCTGGCTCGGGCCGGTCGCAGGCTAAGATTAGTAAAATTTTGGGCCGAGTATTAGTTAGGCCCAAGCCCAGTGCTTTGCTTTGTGGGCTTAGTGAACTTGtcagctgatgatgatgatgagatgtTCGTTACAAGGAAAAAgtgtttcttgttgatttggtactctcttttttttggtaaaCTTCAAACACTTGATGACCTGACCCGACTCTAGGAAAGAATGGCTCTTTGGAACACATGAATTCTTCAAAATTCATGTAAAATCCTTCCATTGAAAAGGAGGCCTGACTATAATGCGATGCCAAATGCTAACCATCTGCCTGAATATTAATGAATGAACTGTGAGGACTGAGGACCAACGTTAAGCTTGTCAGACGATGCAACAGTACAAACTGGCAATCTCATGTAGTTTCCTGTGTTAAATGTTTCAAGTGCAAACGTTTTCAATcatcctgaattcctgatgcTATCTGCTGCACCAAATTACAAAACAAACGAGCAAAATTGTTTGCTATAAGAGAATTTAGCAGGGccggaaaagaaaacaaaaaaatgtaGGAACATCCATCGATGTGCCAACTGTTGAGACTTCGTTGCAATCGGGCACAGATGCAGGAGACCAGGAACAATAGTCTCCCCCATGTTCCTCCAGGCgaaaaggatggctatggtgtATACACAATGCTTAATATCACCATTTTGACGTCTTGAGTTGGTCATGGTCAGTTCTTCTGGCAGCGTTGTAGGTCTTCGATCGCCTTCTTCCATTGCCAGGCGCGCTGTTTTGCATCCTCAAACGATGACACCTTCTTTGGCTGTAAACGAACTGCGTTAGTCATCATCATAGGAGCAAGGATAATACCAAGGGATGGTAACAACAAAGAAGAATACCGTGCATATCCTGAAATGCGAAGAGTTTGATACTTGCACATTGAGTTCACTTGGGTCATCAGACCACATGATGTTCCCTTTAGTCACCATTTTTCCAGGATCTACACAGATCAGCTGTGGTTTGTCGGTGAGGATCAACTGAACCTTCTTGTTCGTTAGCTTGTTTATCTTCTTCAGTTTTGATATTAGAACGACAGATTCGCCAGGCTCCAGGAAGTCCTGCCTGTCACATTGTTAAAAGCAATATGCACCAACATGAATCACCTCTTGTGGAAAAATTTGAGCATGATGCCGGTCATTTCCCCTCTTTTATtcaattttcttttctctcctgtAGGTTATAATATAATGTTGTGATAAACTGTGTTTACCATCTAGAGTCGAAGGAGTCGATGGAAGCTAATCTAGATATATGGGAGCGTACTTCAGAAGATGATGAGGCACCATCATTCCCAACAGGACTGACATGTTGGTTGACTGGAGCACTTCCCATGTGTGACAACCAACTTGAATCCTGACTATCTTCATCCTCATTTGCCTGAGTCGAGAGACTGTCAGAAGGATGGAAGCTGGAAGTATGAAGTGATAAAATGGACAAAGGTAACAAGAAATTACATTTGCCTCCATTGCAAGCTTCGGTGCCCGTGTGCTCCTTATATTTTTCCAATCAATGCCTCTAAAAAAAGGATGTTTCTTCAATGACACATAACCATCAGGTCCTGCACCTGGACGTTTGCTTGGGTCGACATCCTACACAATAGCCAACTCATAGGATTAACTGCGGTTCTCAAGTTGAAAAAATCACGCTTGCAGTTGTCCAAGTTGAGATTATAACCTATGCAATTTTCGTAGGAAGCAAAACAAATTATTATGCATAATAACTAGTAAAAACAATCAACTATGAATTTGCCATTGCGAAAGCAAGAGTGACAATAATTCATGAAATGGTACAAAGGTGACTTGTGTGAGATAAACATTATACATCTTTAGAAAAACAAATGAACTACTGATGAAAAGGCTGTACAAGGATAAATGAATGCAATGTATACCAGCAGCTTGTCAATGAGATCCCTTGCATCATCTGAGAAGTACTCAGGAATTTTGAGATCGCGTGCTATAATTCTCTGGAAAATTAACCACTCACTGGCATCTTTAAATGGTGAAGAGCCAGAAAGCAATTGATATAGAGTACACCCCAATGCCCATAAGTCATTTCTGTCAAGAACAGATAAAGGTTCATCAGAGAAATTATGTATAAAGATATCATAATAACTCATACAGTATCAACACAAAACACAGCACTCTAAAGCTTGCTAACCACCCATCTGACAGCAAATTAGGATTGGAAGTCCACAATTCAGCAATAAATGTCCTTAGGGCTAAACCAGCTCCCTTTTCAGAAACTGATTGGTGATGTAACCATACCTTGAAAAATGGAGCACCATATTTACCTTAGGCATTATTTTTTCTGAAAAGTTCACTTTTTAAAAGCATAGCTATTGTTCTGATAGCAGGAGGAAAATGCAGTTCACAAGTTGTCACATCTACTCCTTCTGCGACTGATATCATTTTTTGAAGTCTTTGAGTTTCTTTTAGGACTTAACATATTTCTTGTTATAGCATGAgacataatttttttactattcGGTCAAAGCATGAGAGACATTTAGCACATCCAGGGCAGCCAACTCTAATACACTTCTGTTTCCTAACAAGACAAGTCTTAATGAATCTTCGGCATTTCATGTATGAAGGTTCATTTGGTTAAAGCAGGGTACAGTGCTACAGTATGAATATTTGGTGCGTCTAGTCAATGGAAGTACAGTGCTCATACTTTGACAGTCCAAGATAACATCTCGTACAAAATGGAAAAACGAGATCaattgaaagagaaaaaaataagcaTTCAAGTGTTACAAAGGAAAAGTGAAATAACTCCCAATGAAGATAGGTTATCAAAGCGTTAGTCTTTCCAGACGAAGTTATTCACTCACCCAAAGGTTGGTGGGGCAGAGTTCAGGACCTCAGGTGGTACATATGCAGCTGTCCCAACAAATGTACAGGCCCTCTCGTCTGTAGAGTAAATTTAGGATAATCAGAATTTTACGAACTACTGCGACGTTTAAGACAAATCATTGATATACATGTTATCTTACTAGTGGAATTTGGAAGGACTTTGATCGGGGTGTCCTTTGTAGGCTTCACACTACCAAAATCGGCAATCTTGATGTGCCCATCAGAAGTAAGCAGTAAATTTTCTGGCTGAAAGATCAAGAGCAGTGTGAGTTACAGCCACCCATAATTACTGCTGCAGGCCAATGTGCAACCCCAATACGATTTGCGAACCTTAACATCCCGATGAATTAGGCCTAAACTATGCAAATACTCCAGAATATCAACAATTTCAGCAGCATAAAACCGGGCCTCATCCTCAGACAGGCGACCTTTCTGCAAGCAAAACCCCATGCATAAGAAGCAAATATACAAGATAAATTATCCGCATTGTTGGCATTGTGAGCAGCACGACACCAACCCGAACAATTTGGTCAAACAGCTCCCCACCTTCACACGACTCAAGCGCCATATCTGCACAGAAAAAACCAGCAAGAAATGTCTTGTTCATCCAATGCCAACACTTTTATTTGGAGATAAAATCTTTTGGAGCTAATATTTGAAGCCGTTAGTGTTTCAGCTCAAATGGAAGGCACtaacagagggagtaggtgTCCTGGAAGGTGAAGAAGAGCCTGATGACGCCCGGGTGATCCAGCTGATCGAGCACGATGCGCTCCATCTTGACGTAGGAGATCTTGTTCTCCTTGGTGATGAACTTCTTGTCCATGATCTTGAGCGCGTACACATTCCCCGTATCCTTCTTCTTGGCCCTCACCACCTGCCAAATTCCACCATGAATGACACCACCAGGCACAAGAACCACGAGAACGCGGATGATCAGGGGGCATCATCGCATGCGAACCGATCAATCAAATCAAAACACCTTGGAGTAGGAGCCGACGCCGTAGATCTTGCCAAGCTCGAAGTCGCCGACGGTGAACTGCTCCTGCGGCGCGCGGAAGGCgatcccgccaccgccacctccggcggcggcgttcggggAGGCGGGGGAGGGCGCGAGGCGGAGCCTGGCGGCGAAGTCCCTCtccatgtcgtcgtcgccgccgaccgccatTCGGGAGGGCCGGGCCGCGGTGAGCCGGGGCGGTATCTataggaggcggaggcggcggaggcagcagcAGGCGGCGCGGGGTTCGAGGGCGCGGCGCGGCCTCCGATGGCGGAGGCGGTCAACGGGTGGAGGAACCATCGGATTCGGCTTCGAGGGGTGGGAAAGCGCAGCGCAGCGCAGGGGGGGAATCGATTGGACTGCGACGGCCGCAGCCTTTCGGGTTGGCCGCGCCGGACGAAAGGAATCGaatctagagagagagagagagagagagagagagcttttcctcctcctcctcctcttctctctcctcctcttcgtcgtcTTCCTTGTTGGGTcgcggagggagggagagaggagggaggaggaggagtgatCGAATGATGGGAGGAGGCAGACAGGCAGTGGCCGAGAAATGGagctcctttttcttctttctcgtAGCTCCGGTTTATCCATTCCAACAGTTTATTTACTACTACTATGAAATTATCTCTATCCGATAATAAGGTTTTATATTTTGTTCCATGAGATTTtagttttttatatatattttaggatagagaaAGTAACTTATTGCAGTGATGATTGAATAAAAATCTGAGGTTTTTGCCACGAGATTGCTGGGGAAAATTCGATCTTTTCAGCACTGAGCATCGATCCGTTTTAGCTCTGAATTTGCTGTGCTGTTCTTCGCTTGTAAAAATCCGATCTTTTGCGCACTGGCTATTGATTTCAGTACCACTACCAACAGTAGCATGAACTATATAATTCGTTTTGCTTGTATAAATTAACTGAATAAAATAATACCCACATCTCTTTCCAGTTTCATAAACACTGTTTTTCAGAATGATCTATCTCCCAGTGACTAcctttgcataaatactggagTACTAAACTGCACTGTAACATCTAATTAATTTTCTCTGAATAAAACACAAAAGTGACCTGTACTTGTTTTGAGAGTGTCTCATCTTTATCTCAACGTACAATACACGCTCTCCATCTATGAATTTATCCACAAAGCAGCAGCAACGAAAAAAAGAAGCACTACTCCAGTAAAATCATATGGTCAGCAATGTGTAGAATAGGATAGCAAGGGCCCCATGAAAGCATGAGGAGAGGAACAGGAACAGCACGGCACGcatcattttttctttttcttctctggcCGCATTGGTCCTTGGTCTGTGCACCACACTGCAGCAAAAAAAAAGCAGCAGTGATGACTGATGACTCCCTCCCGAGCGAGTAGTTCATCTATGCTTttattagttaaaatttaaatttttaatcttaaatttggagttaattttaaaatttttcattaaaaattatttttcagcctCCTTAagaatacatacatatatatatatatatatatataaaagaattgtattcacaaattatttttctttgcaaATATATTGCACGCCAAACGATGGGGTCGTCAGTTTGTGTTGTTGTGTGCCCGAGAAATTCTCTTCTGTGGGGTCAAAAAGGTCACTGGTGCATGGAGAGATGAGATTTGCAGTGACAATCGCCACACGCCGTTATCATGGTGCTCCTCTGCTCCTCCCCGGCCACTCTTCGTAGCTCCTCGTGCCGAATGTCTGAAACTGAAAGCAAGGAGGAATGGATCATGCAACTTATTGTGTCGCGTGTATTAGAGTATAATAATAGGCTATAAGtcggctaaatgctgaggtgtaggaaagaagagaggagaagcagGCTGTAAACTTACACCCGGCTTGGATAAAAAAAACCAGAAACTCTGTAAGAGAGACAAGCGGACCATGTATTAAATTGACATCACTCCAAACAAGCTTGAAGTACCTTTTGTCAGTGATTCTCTCGACGTTTTCTTCATGTGTTAACAATTGGCCAGCTTCAATCTGCAGATTTAGCAAGTACATTGCTCCTTGTCCGTGCTGTAAACTTGAGAGGTTATTTTTCTTCTGCTTTTGCTCATGTTTATTGGTGGAATGGAcggtactctctctctctctctcagcctcATATGAGCCGTGTCTGCCTTTTGCCCTGGATCTTGTTGGTCATGCCGTGAGTTTGTAGCGATATCAGTGGTCAGTCTCAACTTCAAAGTGCAGTGAGCCTTTGATGTCTTTCAGCAGGATGGTTCCCCCTTCTCGGGCCTGCATTTGCTGCAAATGAGCTAGTTTTGCCCACAAACTGCCTATTTTGCAGGTAGGCTAATTTGTCTGAACAGTTGATGTCTAATAAAGCTTCATCGTTAAGAGAGAGTTCGACCAGAGATTTCAGCAGTCCTGGTTTCCACGATATACTGTTAATAGGTTATAGAAACTATTTTCTACTAAAATTCAGATAAAATTCATGTGATACATTCCAAACGTGCAAACAAGATGTCTAAGAGTTTCCTTGCTTTTAGTTAAGTCGTGATTTTGTGACTTTGTAactcgtactccctccgtctcaacgAATTTGGACAAAGGCTTAGTACAGGTTCATTGTACTAGAAGGGGATGTAACCCCCTCCGTcttaacgaatctggacaaaggCTTTGTACAGGTTCATTGTACTAGGAGGGGAGGGGTCACATCCCCTcctaagagcaaggctaatactTTAGCCGGCTGCTGGCTGAATACTACTACCATGTCATCTATAGCCATCACTATAGCTGGCTCATATAAAAGACTAGCGGTTAGGTTGGCTGTTGGTTTACCTATGTGCAGATTTGGGTATTTAATATTTACTTGTGTTCCTGATCTGCTGTGGCTACATCTCTGTGGTTTCTTCATCAATCAATATATGGATATGCAAATATGGTCGTGCATGCACATAAAAAACAACAAAACAGCACTAGTACTTCAAATTCATATCACGCTGattattgcaaaaaaaaacatattgctCAGAAACATATAATTTTCAAAGATCATATCACATTATAACTTCAAGCAACAATGTTCATCTCAATAACCATAGATATTTTTCAGGCAACAATATTCATCTCAATGATCAGATAGCAAATAATTTTCAAGCAACATTGCACGCATGATATGATGAGATTTGAGCACCATGACACCGGCGCTTAAAACATTACATGAGTCTTTCTGAAAACATTAACCAAAAGTACTGCTAAATAAGCTCTCTGGCAGACAAACCATTAGTTATTGAGCTGAACAACGATAATGGCATAGAGCCTTAGTTGGAACTTCAGTAGAAAGAAACAACAAGCCATAGTTTAGTTGAAACTTCAGTAGAAAGCAACATCCAAACCATTTGCCTCAAAAGCCTTCATTCACTGTATGGGAAATTGAAAATAAAGCCAATGATAAATATTTAGCCAATGCAAACAAATGGTATGTACTATGAAGCAAGAGCATACTATGAATAACCTACTCACTGTATGGGAAAAAGGAAACAAATGCATGGGTAAATATTTAGCCAATGCAAACAAAAGCATATTATGAATAACCTGCCATTATCACACTTATTTTAGTTACCACTCTACGCATACATGTTTAGTACGTACTTGTAAGTAGCACCCACGACAACCAGCAACAGCACAAT encodes the following:
- the LOC4324953 gene encoding 3-phosphoinositide-dependent protein kinase 2; amino-acid sequence: MAVGGDDDMERDFAARLRLAPSPASPNAAAGGGGGGIAFRAPQEQFTVGDFELGKIYGVGSYSKVVRAKKKDTGNVYALKIMDKKFITKENKISYVKMERIVLDQLDHPGVIRLFFTFQDTYSLYMALESCEGGELFDQIVRKGRLSEDEARFYAAEIVDILEYLHSLGLIHRDVKPENLLLTSDGHIKIADFGSVKPTKDTPIKVLPNSTNERACTFVGTAAYVPPEVLNSAPPTFGNDLWALGCTLYQLLSGSSPFKDASEWLIFQRIIARDLKIPEYFSDDARDLIDKLLDVDPSKRPGAGPDGYVSLKKHPFFRGIDWKNIRSTRAPKLAMEANANEDEDSQDSSWLSHMGSAPVNQHVSPVGNDGASSSSEVRSHISRLASIDSFDSRWQDFLEPGESVVLISKLKKINKLTNKKVQLILTDKPQLICVDPGKMVTKGNIMWSDDPSELNVQVSNSSHFRICTPKKVSSFEDAKQRAWQWKKAIEDLQRCQKN